A genomic stretch from Dissulfurispira thermophila includes:
- a CDS encoding DUF2062 domain-containing protein, giving the protein MAAIFSIKDSPKKIAISFAVGVFIGMSPILGLHTALGIAAAWIFRLNKFVTIIGVYVTNPWTIVPIYTFATWFGAKLLGIKKIIPAIDWNNISFSYILNEMGHLLLPFVFGSTLLGLLSAIAGYIIIYQAVIRSKQEQKVD; this is encoded by the coding sequence TTGGCAGCGATTTTCAGTATTAAGGATTCACCAAAAAAGATAGCAATATCCTTTGCAGTTGGGGTCTTTATCGGTATGTCGCCGATATTAGGACTGCATACAGCACTGGGTATTGCAGCAGCATGGATTTTTAGGCTTAATAAATTTGTGACCATTATCGGCGTTTATGTGACTAATCCATGGACTATCGTGCCAATATACACATTTGCAACATGGTTTGGTGCAAAACTACTGGGAATAAAAAAAATAATACCCGCTATTGACTGGAATAATATAAGCTTCAGCTACATCTTAAATGAAATGGGGCATCTTTTATTGCCATTTGTCTTTGGAAGCACCTTACTCGGTCTTTTATCTGCAATAGCAGGCTATATAATAATCTATCAGGCAGTAATAAGAAGTAAACAGGAGCAAAAAGTTGACTAA
- the rimO gene encoding 30S ribosomal protein S12 methylthiotransferase RimO has protein sequence MTKINITTLGCPKNIVDSGHLARRFASERFLYVDNPNNADIILINTCGFIRDAKEESIEEILKLSKFKTQSSKRLIVFGCLAKRYKDELVKEIPEIDAIFGVGEDSSIIEYCKGLARGERQNTKDKKQSAFSHDPLTISHPLSYRPSSIASSYAYLKIAEGCDKKCTFCVIPSIRGRFRSIQPEKILKEAREHIKNGIRELIIVAQDITKYGKEFENYNLVSLLKDIASIKGDFRIRLLYLYPTEITDELLELIAKEEKIQKYLDIPLQHSEDKILRAMGRRGTRREYIKLIRNIRRTIPGVALRTTFILGFPGETEEDFYGLADFIEEIRFDRLGVFKYSREEGTVASKLKGQVPEKLKNRRLDEIMRRQSLISLEKNKELIGKRYEAIIDEIDDNFAIARLYSHAPEIDGVVIIEKIKDRSQKSEIRIGDLVTVEIVDAFDYDLKAILTPE, from the coding sequence TTGACTAAAATTAACATCACAACCCTCGGCTGTCCGAAAAATATTGTTGATTCAGGACATCTGGCAAGAAGATTTGCATCAGAAAGATTTCTTTATGTGGATAATCCAAACAATGCTGACATTATCCTCATAAATACATGCGGATTTATAAGAGATGCAAAGGAAGAATCCATAGAAGAGATACTAAAGCTTTCGAAGTTCAAAACCCAAAGTTCAAAAAGACTTATTGTCTTTGGGTGTCTTGCTAAGAGATACAAAGATGAACTCGTAAAAGAAATTCCGGAAATAGATGCGATCTTCGGGGTTGGAGAAGATAGCAGCATAATCGAATACTGTAAAGGTTTGGCAAGAGGCGAAAGACAAAATACAAAAGACAAAAAACAAAGTGCCTTTAGCCATGATCCTTTAACCATTAGCCATCCTCTATCTTATCGCCCATCATCTATCGCCTCGTCTTATGCCTATCTCAAAATCGCTGAGGGATGTGATAAAAAATGTACATTCTGTGTTATACCATCCATCAGAGGAAGATTCAGAAGCATTCAGCCTGAAAAAATATTGAAAGAAGCAAGGGAACATATCAAGAACGGCATCAGAGAGTTGATAATTGTTGCTCAGGATATTACAAAATACGGAAAGGAATTTGAAAACTACAACCTTGTTTCTCTTCTTAAGGACATTGCTTCAATAAAAGGTGATTTCCGCATCAGACTCCTGTATCTTTATCCAACAGAGATAACCGACGAATTACTGGAGCTTATAGCAAAAGAAGAAAAAATACAGAAATACCTCGATATACCACTTCAACATTCAGAAGATAAAATACTTCGAGCAATGGGTAGGAGAGGGACAAGAAGAGAGTACATAAAACTCATAAGAAATATCAGGCGCACAATCCCAGGGGTTGCCCTCAGAACCACATTCATACTGGGCTTTCCTGGCGAGACAGAAGAAGATTTTTACGGACTTGCTGATTTTATTGAAGAGATAAGATTCGATAGACTTGGGGTATTTAAATACTCAAGGGAAGAGGGGACAGTTGCTTCAAAATTAAAAGGACAAGTGCCAGAGAAGCTTAAAAATAGAAGGCTTGATGAAATAATGAGGAGGCAATCGCTTATATCTCTCGAAAAAAATAAAGAGCTTATAGGTAAAAGGTACGAGGCTATTATAGATGAAATAGATGACAATTTCGCTATTGCAAGGCTCTATTCTCATGCCCCTGAAATAGATGGGGTCGTGATCATAGAGAAGATAAAAGATAGAAGTCAGAAGTCAGAAATACGGATTGGAGACCTTGTGACTGTCGAGATCGTAGATGCCTTTGACTATGACTTGAAAGCTATCCTGACTCCTGAATAA
- the thiL gene encoding thiamine-phosphate kinase, giving the protein MKLHQIGELGLLKEIRKRFKSTDSSIIIGIGDDAAAITPQKEKILVTTDMMNEGIHFDLGFTSSFHLGFKLVSANASDIFAMGGRPRYLVLNIAMKKDTEEEFFWDMYKGIFDAMNIYRVSLIGGDLCSSKNDMVLSATVIGTGNKIITRCGACVGDKIYVTGTIGDSACGLEILKRLTYESKEIIKNLEFWSNNHKNIGVLEYWNNESKNTIDWNIAKPLIKRHLMPIARDSLDISNYATSMIDISDGLFIDLLRLCDESNVGAKIYLDKIPLSDEMKKFAEIMGLDPIHLAASGGEDYELLFTAPPEIKFKIRNLKSKILKTTCIGEIIEKDRVVIDKSGKESALKAEGYRHFETG; this is encoded by the coding sequence ATGAAACTCCATCAAATAGGAGAATTAGGTCTTTTAAAAGAAATAAGAAAAAGGTTTAAGTCCACAGATAGCAGCATTATCATTGGTATTGGTGATGATGCTGCTGCCATAACCCCTCAAAAAGAAAAGATCCTTGTCACAACAGATATGATGAATGAGGGAATCCATTTTGATCTGGGTTTTACCTCATCCTTTCATCTTGGTTTCAAACTGGTATCTGCTAATGCAAGTGATATATTTGCAATGGGAGGAAGACCAAGGTATCTGGTTCTGAATATTGCAATGAAAAAAGATACAGAGGAAGAATTTTTCTGGGACATGTATAAAGGCATCTTCGATGCAATGAATATTTATAGGGTAAGTTTAATTGGAGGAGACCTGTGCTCTTCCAAAAATGATATGGTTCTCTCTGCAACGGTAATTGGCACAGGCAATAAAATTATTACAAGATGTGGAGCATGTGTTGGAGATAAGATTTATGTAACAGGAACAATAGGCGATTCTGCATGTGGACTGGAAATACTGAAAAGGCTCACATACGAATCAAAGGAGATAATCAAAAATCTGGAATTTTGGAGTAATAATCATAAAAATATTGGTGTATTGGAGTATTGGAATAATGAGTCAAAAAATACAATCGATTGGAACATTGCAAAACCTTTAATAAAAAGGCATCTCATGCCTATAGCAAGAGATTCTCTTGATATTTCAAATTATGCCACTTCGATGATAGACATAAGCGATGGGTTATTTATTGACCTCTTAAGACTTTGTGATGAAAGCAATGTAGGAGCAAAGATTTATCTTGATAAAATACCTCTATCAGATGAAATGAAAAAATTTGCAGAGATTATGGGACTGGATCCGATACACCTTGCAGCATCAGGAGGTGAAGACTATGAGCTTTTATTCACAGCACCACCTGAAATTAAATTCAAAATCCGAAACCTGAAATCCAAAATTTTAAAGACAACTTGCATAGGTGAAATCATAGAAAAAGACAGGGTTGTTATAGACAAATCAGGTAAAGAATCTGCCTTAAAGGCAGAGGGATACAGACACTTTGAAACAGGTTAA
- the mntA gene encoding type VII toxin-antitoxin system MntA family adenylyltransferase antitoxin, with translation MVSPKNRKIFGDIFTRYVKITLMDTQGILSGIKAFLDNRMEILLAFVFGSFTEERLTEESDVDVAILFKDNPDLSLLTEIMDGISKITGRETDVVVLNNASPIIKMQVLKKGQVVKKANHSVYNEFFLRTVREYDDLKMVRKQQEENILKGRLYVRT, from the coding sequence GTGGTGTCCCCAAAAAATCGTAAGATTTTTGGGGACATCTTTACACGATATGTTAAAATAACCCTGATGGATACTCAGGGCATACTATCAGGGATCAAGGCATTTCTTGACAATAGAATGGAGATATTACTTGCCTTTGTTTTTGGCTCGTTTACTGAAGAAAGGCTCACAGAGGAAAGCGATGTGGATGTAGCGATACTTTTCAAGGATAATCCTGACCTCTCCCTTCTGACTGAAATAATGGATGGCATATCAAAGATTACAGGACGAGAGACTGATGTAGTTGTTTTAAATAACGCCTCTCCGATAATAAAGATGCAGGTCTTAAAAAAGGGTCAGGTGGTAAAAAAGGCGAATCATAGCGTCTACAACGAGTTTTTTCTCCGGACAGTCAGAGAATATGATGACCTGAAGATGGTGAGAAAACAGCAGGAAGAAAACATACTCAAGGGAAGGCTTTATGTTAGAACCTGA
- a CDS encoding substrate-binding domain-containing protein, whose translation MLKRSFILALVVSAFLASVVSAETRIRCASTTSTQNSGLFDYILPIFEKKAGIKVDVVAVGTGAAIEIGKRGDADVVFVHAKEQELKAVEEGYFVNRHDVMYNDFVIIGPANDPLKIKGIKSATEAFKKIAENNYPFVSRGDKSGTHTKELSLWKKAGIEPKGQKWYLEVGQGMEKTQRIANEKRAYTLTDRGTWLATKDKDRLEMKIILEGEPVLFNQYGVMAVNPEKHKHVKYREAMEFINWLISEEGQHTIASFKDKHGNQLFIPNARSGVPKKS comes from the coding sequence ATGCTCAAAAGAAGTTTCATATTAGCACTGGTTGTATCGGCTTTTCTCGCCTCGGTAGTCTCCGCCGAGACCAGGATACGCTGTGCATCAACCACAAGCACACAGAATTCGGGATTGTTCGATTACATTCTTCCAATATTCGAGAAAAAGGCAGGCATTAAGGTAGATGTAGTTGCTGTTGGCACTGGCGCTGCCATAGAGATAGGCAAAAGGGGAGATGCCGATGTGGTTTTTGTCCACGCAAAGGAGCAGGAATTAAAGGCTGTTGAAGAAGGATATTTCGTGAACCGCCATGATGTCATGTATAACGACTTCGTTATTATCGGTCCTGCAAATGATCCTTTGAAGATAAAAGGCATAAAGTCAGCAACAGAGGCTTTCAAAAAGATTGCAGAAAATAATTATCCATTTGTTTCGAGAGGAGATAAATCAGGAACTCATACAAAGGAATTATCTCTCTGGAAGAAGGCAGGCATTGAGCCTAAAGGTCAGAAATGGTACCTTGAAGTGGGACAGGGCATGGAAAAGACCCAGAGGATTGCCAATGAAAAGCGGGCATATACACTGACAGACAGAGGCACATGGCTTGCTACAAAGGATAAGGACAGGCTCGAGATGAAGATTATCCTTGAGGGTGAACCTGTATTGTTCAATCAGTATGGTGTGATGGCAGTAAATCCAGAGAAACATAAACATGTAAAATACAGAGAGGCAATGGAATTCATAAACTGGCTCATATCAGAGGAAGGACAGCATACCATTGCATCCTTTAAGGATAAGCACGGAAATCAGTTGTTTATTCCGAATGCAAGAAGTGGTGTCCCCAAAAAATCGTAA
- the galU gene encoding UTP--glucose-1-phosphate uridylyltransferase GalU translates to MKTSIKKAILPAAGLGTRFLPATKASPKEMMPIVDKPLIQYAVEESLSCGIKDFIIITGKYKRTIEDHFDTSYRLEEKLKASGKDKMLQELNKLNNINLAYIRQRAPLGLGHAILCAKPFVKDEPFAVILSDDVIDPEYPLLKEMIKVYEKKKCPIIALEEVPMSEVHRYGVIDGRLEGDIYKIKNMVEKPTPDKAPSSLAIIGRYILTPEIFKMLEEQAPGAGGEIQLTDALRKLVKKTPIYGYLIRGRRYDAGDKLGYLKATVDFALRNKELSEGFKNYLIDKVKSLT, encoded by the coding sequence ATGAAAACATCTATTAAAAAGGCTATCCTTCCGGCTGCAGGTTTAGGCACAAGGTTTTTGCCAGCTACAAAGGCATCTCCAAAAGAAATGATGCCAATAGTTGATAAACCATTAATACAGTATGCAGTGGAAGAGTCTTTGTCATGCGGCATAAAAGACTTCATTATTATTACGGGTAAATATAAAAGGACTATAGAAGACCACTTTGATACTTCATACAGATTGGAAGAGAAATTAAAGGCATCTGGCAAAGATAAAATGCTGCAGGAATTAAATAAACTCAATAACATCAATTTAGCATATATACGGCAGAGAGCCCCACTTGGTCTTGGTCATGCAATACTGTGTGCAAAGCCATTTGTTAAAGATGAGCCGTTTGCAGTTATCTTAAGTGATGATGTTATAGACCCTGAATACCCCTTACTAAAAGAAATGATTAAGGTTTATGAAAAAAAGAAATGCCCAATTATTGCATTAGAAGAGGTCCCGATGTCAGAAGTACATCGTTATGGTGTTATAGATGGCAGACTTGAAGGGGATATATACAAAATAAAGAATATGGTTGAAAAACCCACCCCTGACAAAGCCCCTTCAAGCCTGGCTATAATAGGAAGGTATATACTGACACCCGAAATATTCAAGATGCTCGAAGAACAGGCTCCCGGTGCAGGAGGCGAGATACAGCTTACCGATGCCCTTAGAAAACTCGTAAAAAAGACACCAATATATGGTTATCTCATAAGAGGCAGGCGTTATGATGCAGGCGATAAATTGGGTTATTTAAAAGCAACTGTTGATTTTGCCCTTAGAAATAAGGAGTTATCAGAGGGCTTCAAGAACTATCTAATTGATAAAGTAAAATCTCTAACATGA
- the hepT gene encoding type VII toxin-antitoxin system HepT family RNase toxin, translating into MLEPDVILAKVGNIQRCLRRISEVTDNDPDALNEIDKQDIFVLNLQRAIEATIDIATHVIASEGLGLATTIKENFKLLRDAGIIGDEVMKKMQSMVGFRNIAIHDYTSIDTDILKSILKNNLKDIEEFYTLILKRFNICKQN; encoded by the coding sequence ATGTTAGAACCTGATGTAATCCTTGCAAAGGTTGGAAATATCCAGAGGTGTCTGAGAAGGATCAGTGAAGTTACAGACAACGACCCTGATGCCCTCAATGAGATAGATAAACAGGATATATTTGTCTTGAATCTGCAGAGGGCCATAGAGGCAACTATTGATATCGCAACTCATGTCATAGCCTCTGAAGGACTCGGGCTCGCCACAACTATAAAAGAAAACTTCAAGCTCCTGAGGGATGCGGGGATAATTGGCGATGAAGTCATGAAGAAAATGCAATCAATGGTTGGTTTCAGAAATATAGCCATCCATGACTATACGTCCATTGATACAGATATCCTGAAATCAATCCTCAAAAATAACCTGAAGGACATAGAAGAATTCTATACATTGATTCTCAAAAGATTTAATATCTGTAAGCAAAACTGA
- the lon gene encoding endopeptidase La gives MEEIQMAEANKNNDKEHIEIPDTLPVLPARDIVVFPYMILPLFVGRDVSIKAIDHSLNTNRMILLLTQKDLNVESPSPDDLYSIGTVCIIMRMLKLPDGRVKILAQGLSKAKVVNFSQQEPFFMANIEKISEEKPIEITLETEALIRNVKEQMDKAVSLGRTILPDVMVVIENIDDPGRLADLIASNLGLKTEQAQEILEMTDPIARLKKISEILTREIQLLTIQQKIQTEARGEIDKTQREYFLREQLKAIQRELGDIDERGEEIREFRKKIEDAKMPEKVQKEAEKQLKRLEKMHPDSAEAGTIRTYLEWLTELPWSKSTKDQIDIKLAEKVLNEDHYDLEKVKERILEYLSVRKLKEKMKGPILCFIGPPGVGKTSLGRSIARSLGREFVRMSLGGVRDEAEIRGHRRTYVGALPGRIIQGIKQAGTNNPVFMLDEIDKIGMDFRGDPSSALLEVLDPEQNNSFMDHYLSVPFDLSNVMFITTGNLADTIPGPLRDRMEILYLSGYTEEEKLEIAKKYLIPKQLDEHGITSKILKLSDSAIKQIISHYTREAGVRNLEREIANLCRKVAKQVAEGKVRKFNITADNIQKYLGVPKYLPEEEMKKDEVGVSTGLAWTESGGDVIYVEATTMKGKGSLTLTGQLGDVMKESAQAALSYVRSRAKQLNISEDAFSKVDLHIHVPAGAIPKDGPSAGITMATAIASALTGKPVRKDVAMTGEVTLRGRVLPIGGLKEKTLAAKRMGIKTVIIPHRNKKDLEDLPKYVKEGMNFILVETMDDVLEIALSKNKKVTEKRKTAVVTTGGPQKIVEAIAASPANNKRLIKKTGKKSGTKNETPSNRRIRSFKRNKKKV, from the coding sequence ATGGAGGAAATACAGATGGCTGAAGCGAATAAAAATAATGATAAAGAACATATAGAAATTCCTGATACATTGCCTGTACTGCCCGCAAGGGACATCGTGGTTTTCCCTTACATGATATTACCATTATTTGTAGGAAGAGATGTATCTATTAAGGCAATCGACCACTCCCTTAATACAAACAGGATGATATTACTGCTTACCCAGAAAGACCTTAATGTTGAATCACCCTCGCCTGATGACCTTTACTCTATAGGCACTGTATGCATTATTATGAGGATGCTTAAACTCCCTGATGGTCGTGTAAAAATACTCGCACAGGGATTAAGCAAGGCAAAGGTGGTTAACTTCTCACAGCAGGAACCATTCTTTATGGCAAATATAGAGAAGATATCAGAAGAAAAGCCTATAGAAATAACCCTTGAAACTGAAGCATTAATAAGAAATGTCAAAGAACAAATGGACAAGGCAGTATCACTTGGAAGAACCATTCTGCCTGATGTAATGGTAGTCATAGAAAATATAGATGACCCGGGCAGGCTTGCTGATTTAATCGCATCAAATCTTGGACTAAAAACAGAACAGGCACAAGAAATACTCGAGATGACAGACCCAATTGCAAGACTAAAAAAAATAAGCGAGATACTGACTCGAGAAATACAATTGCTAACCATACAGCAGAAGATTCAGACTGAGGCAAGAGGAGAGATTGACAAGACACAGAGGGAATACTTCCTGAGAGAGCAATTAAAGGCAATACAAAGAGAACTCGGCGATATAGATGAAAGAGGAGAAGAAATCAGGGAGTTCAGGAAAAAAATAGAAGATGCAAAAATGCCTGAAAAAGTACAGAAAGAAGCAGAAAAACAGTTAAAGCGTCTTGAAAAGATGCATCCTGATAGTGCAGAGGCAGGAACAATAAGAACATATCTCGAATGGCTTACAGAACTGCCATGGTCTAAAAGCACAAAAGACCAGATTGATATAAAATTAGCTGAAAAGGTTCTGAATGAAGACCATTATGACCTTGAAAAGGTCAAAGAAAGGATACTCGAATATCTCAGCGTCAGAAAACTCAAAGAAAAAATGAAGGGGCCTATTTTGTGTTTTATTGGACCTCCTGGTGTGGGGAAGACATCTCTCGGGCGCTCAATAGCCCGATCACTCGGAAGGGAATTTGTAAGGATGTCACTCGGAGGTGTTAGAGACGAAGCAGAAATTAGAGGACACAGAAGAACATATGTAGGAGCACTCCCGGGAAGAATAATACAGGGGATAAAACAGGCAGGAACAAATAATCCTGTATTTATGCTGGATGAAATAGATAAAATCGGAATGGATTTCAGAGGAGACCCTTCTTCTGCGCTTTTAGAGGTGCTTGACCCTGAACAGAATAATTCATTTATGGACCATTATTTATCTGTGCCATTTGACCTGTCGAATGTCATGTTTATAACAACAGGAAATCTTGCAGATACTATACCTGGACCATTAAGAGATAGGATGGAGATACTTTATCTGTCTGGCTATACAGAGGAGGAGAAACTGGAGATTGCAAAAAAATATCTCATACCAAAACAACTCGACGAACATGGTATAACTTCAAAGATATTGAAATTAAGCGACTCTGCTATCAAACAAATAATATCACACTACACGCGGGAGGCAGGGGTTAGAAATCTTGAACGTGAAATAGCAAATCTCTGCAGAAAAGTAGCCAAACAGGTTGCAGAGGGTAAAGTAAGAAAGTTTAATATCACAGCAGATAATATCCAGAAATATCTTGGAGTTCCAAAATATCTTCCTGAAGAAGAGATGAAAAAAGATGAGGTTGGAGTCTCAACAGGCCTTGCATGGACAGAGTCAGGAGGAGATGTCATATATGTAGAAGCAACAACCATGAAAGGCAAAGGAAGTCTTACACTTACAGGGCAGCTTGGAGATGTCATGAAGGAGTCTGCACAGGCTGCATTGAGTTATGTAAGATCACGGGCAAAGCAACTGAACATAAGTGAAGACGCATTCTCAAAGGTTGACTTACATATACATGTCCCTGCGGGTGCAATACCAAAAGATGGGCCGTCAGCCGGAATAACAATGGCAACCGCCATTGCATCAGCACTCACAGGAAAACCTGTGAGAAAAGATGTTGCTATGACAGGAGAAGTAACATTAAGAGGGAGGGTGCTTCCGATAGGGGGACTTAAGGAAAAAACATTAGCAGCAAAAAGGATGGGGATAAAAACTGTTATAATACCCCATAGAAACAAAAAGGATCTTGAAGACCTTCCAAAATATGTGAAGGAAGGAATGAATTTTATCCTTGTTGAAACAATGGATGATGTATTGGAAATAGCCCTAAGTAAAAACAAAAAGGTCACAGAAAAGAGAAAAACAGCAGTTGTTACAACAGGAGGTCCCCAAAAAATCGTAGAGGCAATAGCAGCCTCGCCTGCTAATAACAAAAGACTAATTAAAAAAACAGGGAAAAAATCAGGCACAAAAAATGAAACTCCATCAAATAGGAGAATTAGGTCTTTTAAAAGAAATAAGAAAAAGGTTTAA
- a CDS encoding ABC transporter permease — MHSIFLGFKEAFLLILNLDRELMDIIFLSIRVSGAALLISTVIGLPIGALFGLKRIPMKTMLISISNTFMGLPPVVVGLFVYILLSRSGLLGPLGLLYTPSAMVIAQTILAFPIVVSLCSTAIINVAPIIKQASMTLGATQFQTSLTIIKEARYGIISGIVAAFGRVMAEVGAILIVGGNIAGYTRVMTTTIALETDKGNFELAIALGIILLMLSLIINAIVHSIQRRAISGARRIDTI, encoded by the coding sequence ATGCATTCAATATTTCTGGGCTTTAAAGAGGCATTTCTTCTGATACTTAATCTTGATAGGGAATTGATGGACATCATATTTTTGTCTATCAGGGTCTCTGGTGCAGCACTCCTAATTTCCACTGTAATAGGACTTCCTATTGGTGCATTGTTCGGATTGAAGCGGATTCCGATGAAGACAATGCTCATCAGCATTTCAAATACCTTCATGGGGCTTCCTCCTGTAGTTGTCGGTCTCTTCGTTTATATCCTGCTTTCAAGGAGTGGTCTACTCGGTCCTTTAGGATTGCTTTATACCCCTTCAGCAATGGTAATTGCACAGACAATCCTTGCCTTTCCCATTGTAGTATCCCTCTGCTCAACAGCCATTATAAACGTTGCCCCCATTATAAAACAGGCATCGATGACACTCGGTGCAACACAATTTCAAACATCTCTCACAATTATAAAAGAGGCAAGATATGGGATAATATCAGGTATAGTTGCTGCATTTGGAAGAGTCATGGCAGAGGTCGGGGCAATACTGATTGTTGGAGGCAACATAGCAGGCTACACAAGGGTCATGACAACCACCATTGCACTTGAGACAGACAAGGGAAACTTTGAACTTGCAATTGCACTCGGGATTATTCTTTTGATGCTCTCTCTTATTATTAATGCAATTGTCCATTCTATACAGAGGAGGGCAATATCAGGTGCAAGGAGAATTGATACAATATGA
- a CDS encoding Hsp20/alpha crystallin family protein, giving the protein MRNVLKGLFYYEAETCIAPLIDIYETKNDLVFECDLPGVDPDNLSIRAYEDLLIIEGVITDADVNSSSGSLKYLCMERGIKEFRRVIKLPVHVNTVAGEAFYSRGVLTVKFPLLKGKMIKIKIQRK; this is encoded by the coding sequence ATGAGAAATGTTTTAAAAGGCTTATTTTATTACGAGGCAGAAACATGCATAGCGCCTCTTATAGATATTTACGAAACTAAAAATGACCTTGTTTTTGAGTGTGACCTTCCGGGAGTGGATCCTGATAACTTATCGATCAGGGCATATGAAGATTTGTTAATTATAGAAGGTGTTATAACGGATGCAGATGTTAATTCGTCATCAGGTAGTCTAAAGTATCTATGCATGGAAAGAGGTATAAAAGAATTTAGACGCGTAATAAAGCTACCTGTTCATGTCAATACTGTGGCAGGAGAGGCATTTTACAGCAGAGGTGTTTTAACTGTAAAATTTCCTCTCTTAAAGGGTAAAATGATAAAGATTAAAATACAAAGAAAATAG
- a CDS encoding ATP-binding cassette domain-containing protein, producing MSLVLKVSNISKSYNGKLVLKDCSYCFDMGGIYVLMGANGSGKSTFLRICALLEEPDRGEVNYLSRGKGSPKNPMIFGGNSSVIKKDINLRRRITLVLPGIGIFNTTVFNNVAYGLRIRGLKSREIRDRVDRVLDFVGLAHKRNQNALTLSSGEMQRLGIARAIVIEPEILFLDEPTASVDKENTEIIERIILDMKSVSPIIITTHDMTQAERLADSILTMSEGRITRA from the coding sequence ATGAGTCTCGTCTTGAAGGTGTCTAACATATCAAAGAGTTATAATGGAAAACTTGTCCTGAAGGATTGTTCCTATTGTTTTGATATGGGTGGGATATATGTTTTAATGGGAGCAAACGGAAGTGGTAAATCCACATTTTTGAGGATATGTGCACTCCTTGAAGAGCCTGACAGAGGAGAAGTCAATTATCTATCAAGAGGCAAGGGGTCCCCAAAAAATCCCATGATTTTTGGGGGTAATAGTAGCGTGATTAAAAAGGACATAAACCTCAGACGAAGGATAACCCTTGTGCTTCCAGGGATAGGCATATTCAATACAACTGTTTTCAATAATGTAGCATATGGACTCAGGATAAGGGGATTAAAATCAAGAGAGATAAGAGACAGGGTTGATAGGGTGCTCGATTTTGTCGGTCTGGCGCATAAAAGAAATCAGAATGCCCTCACCCTTTCCAGTGGCGAAATGCAGCGACTCGGTATCGCAAGGGCAATAGTTATAGAACCCGAGATACTTTTTCTTGATGAACCGACAGCATCTGTCGATAAGGAAAATACTGAAATCATAGAGCGGATTATTCTGGACATGAAATCAGTGTCCCCCATTATTATTACCACCCATGACATGACCCAGGCAGAGAGACTCGCAGACAGCATATTGACTATGTCTGAAGGTAGGATTACTCGTGCTTAA